ATTCCACAAAGCCGAATAGAATATTTTCGCAAAAGCCGGACCTGGTCATAAGTGTCCGGCTTTTCTTATCTTTGAATTCTTACGAACCTTAACGTTTGATGGAAGTTATCAGATCGTTTTTTAATAAAATAAAAGCCATGTTTCAATTCGTTGGAACACAGCTAGCAACACTCATCAACCGTACTGCTTACAAGCTGACTTCTCTGTTTACAGGCAAGAAACGTGCTGACGATATGTTCCACTCTTACCGTCAGAATAAAAAATCTATCCGGGGCTGGTGGGAAGAAAAAGTAGATGTAAATGCCGCGTATTATCGCCCGGTAGTGCTGATCTGGAAAACATTTGTCTACGGACTTGTGACCTGCGCCATTTATATTTTCTGCGTGGAGACCAATTTCCTTTGGCTCATGGGAAGTATGCCCAGCGTAGAGGATCTTCAAAATCCGAAAGTTGCTCAGTCTTCTGAGATTTACACTGCGGACGGTATTATGATCGGCAAGTTTTACACCGAAAACAGGACGCCGGTCACTTCCAAGATGATCTCCCCGAATTTGGTAAAAGCGCTGATCGCGACCGAGGATGTGAGATTTTACAAACATTCAGGTATAGACTACAAGGCAATGGCCAGCGTAGCAATCGGTATAGCAACCGGCGCTACCGACCGTGGAGGTGGTAGTACCATTACCCAACAGCTGGCTAAAAAGCTATTCAAAACGCGAAAATCAGGTGCGCGCGGCTTGCTGGGCTATGTTCCGGGACTGGGTACATTGATTTACAAAACCAAAGAATGGCTTACCGCTATCAAGCTGGAGAGGAATTTTACCAAAGAAGAAATCCTGACCATGTACTTTAATACGGTCGACTATGGTAACAACACTTACGGGATCAATACCGCAGCACAATCCTATTTCAGTAAGTCTCCCGACAGTCTGAACGTTCAAGAATCCGCTGTGCTCGTAGGTTTGCAAAAAGCAACCACTACCTATAATCCGATCCGTAACATGAAGCGTTCGCTTGAACGACGCAATGTCGTGATCGCGCAAATGCAAAAATACGGTTACCTCAATGCCAAGCAAGCTGATTCGATCAGTGCGCTGCCTATTGAACTGAAAACGAAATTTGAAACTCCCTACGACGGCAATGCCAATTATTTCAAAAACGCAGTTGTCGATTTTGTGAAAAAATGGGGTGATGAGAACGGTTATGATCTATACACTGATGGATTAAAAATTTACACGACCATTGATTCCCGTATGCAAGAGCATGCTGAGGAGGCTATGACGCAAAAAATGAAGCAATTGCAACGCGTGTTTGAAAACCATTGGAACAAACAAAATCCGTGGGTCGACGAACAAGGAAACGAGATTCCCGATTTCCTTGAAAACGTTGTCAAAAGAACCAGCAAGTACAAATCGCTGGCTGCCAAATTCCCGAATCAGCCTGATAGTGTCACCTATTATTTGAACAAAAAGGACACCATGACGGTGTACGACTGGAAGAACAGCAGCCAAATGGACAAATATTGGAGTTCCATGGATTCGCTGGATTACTATAAGAGAATACTACGCGCCGGAATGATGGCCATGAACCCACAAACGGGTCAGATCAAGGCCTGGGTGGGTGGTTTGGATTATAATTACTTCAAGTACGACGCGGTAAAACAAGGAAAACGTCAGCCTGGATCTACATTCAAGCCGTTCGTATACACGACTGCAATCGACGATTCGTCATTCAATATGTCACCCTGTGACCAGATTGAAGACAAACCATTTGAGAAGACATATATGGAGGACGGTGTTGAAAAAGTGTGGAAGCCAAGAAATGCTACCGGGACTTTTTCATATTCAAACATGACATTGAGACGTGCATTGGCACAGTCCATCAACTCGGTTACCGCTGAACTCACTGATCAGGTTGGAGCAGCAAATGTGGCGCGGTATGCCAAGAAAATGGGCATTACTACGCCATTGAGGGGGTTACCCTCGATCGGACTGGGGCCTTTTGATGTTTCGCTCTATGACATGGTGGCCGCTTATAGCGTTTTTGTAAACAACGGAACCTACACACAGCCCATCCTCGTCACGAAAATTGAGGATAGCAATGGCAAGATCATTGAAGAATTTCAGCCCGAGCACAGGCAGGCGATCAGTCCCGAGTCTGCATTCCTGATGGTACAAATGCTGCGTGGCGGCGTGGAAGAACCGGGCGGAACGTCGGGAAGTATCCGTTGGAAATTCGATGTGACACGTAATGGTAATGAGCTGGGTGGCAAAACAGGTACTACATCCAATAACTCGGACGGCTGGTTCATGTGCATTACCCGCGACCTGGTGGTAGGCGCGTGGGTGGGCGGCGATGACCGCAGCATACACTTCCGGACCACTAACCTCGGCGAAGGAGCTAAAACAGCATTACCTATTGTGGGGAGCTTTCTGGAAAAAGTTTACCGTGACAAATCCATTGGCTACGAACCAGGTCCATTCCCGAAACCGAGTTTTAAAATATCCAAGAACTATAACTGCCCAACACAATGGGCACCGAGCGAAAGCGATTCATTGGGCGTAGAAGGCGACAGTATGCCTGTGAAAAGAAATGAGGAGGAGGACTTCCTGATAGGCCCACCACCGATTCCGCTGGATACCGGAAGAAGGAATTAAGATGAGAGAGACTTGCCAAGTCTTTAAGACTTGGTAAGTCTTGTTAAACGTGCCCGATTTTCAAAACTTCCTTGTACTGCATCCGGTAAAGATTCGCATAGAAGCCTTCTTTTTCCAGAAGCTGCTCGTGATTTCCTTCCTCTACGATAGCGCCTTTGTCAACCACAATGATTTTATCAGCCTCCTGAATGGTAGAAAGCCTGTGCGCAATTACAATCGCTGTGCGGCCCTTCATTAATGTTTCAATGGCTTTTTGAATCAGTTCTTCCGTTTCACTGTCCACCGACGAAGTAGCTTCATCCAACACAATGATCTTCGGCTCGTGCACCATTGCACGCACAAAAGAAATGAGCTGCCGCTGCCCTACCGAAAGCGTCGCGCCACGTTCCATAACATTGTAGCTGTATCCGCCCGGCAATCTTTCTATAAAGTCGTGTACTCCAACCATTTTGGCGGCCTCAACGATTTTTTCGTGGGTAATGGTTGAGTCTCCCAGTCTGATGTTATTTTCAATGGTGTCGGAGAACAAAAATACATCTTGCAAAACCACACCGATATGCCTGCGAAGCGCATTCAGTTCAAAATCATGAACCTCTACGCCATCAACATATATATTGCCCTTATTGATATCATAAAAACGTGTCAGCAAATTGATAATCGATGACTTACCGGCTCCGGTAGCTCCGACAAACGCAATCGTTTCACCTTCATTTACCTTGAAATTAATGTCTCGCAACACATATTCCTCTTCATTATAGGCAAACCAAACATTCTTAAATTCAACATTTCCCTTAATGGTTTTTGGATCGAATGTGCCTTCATTGGACGTGTACTCGTCGCTATCGAGTAATTTGAGAATCCTGTCGGTACTGACGATACCCATTTGTAATGTATTGAACCGATCTGCCAGCTGACGGATCGGGCGGAAGAACAGGTTGATAAACATCACAAAGGCAGTAACAGTACCAAAAGTCACTTCTGATTCCAGTATCTGTTTAGACCCATACCACACTACCAGCCCGGTACCAGCCGCCGCAATCACGTCGGCCACCGGGTAATAAACCGAGTAGTAAAGAATGGACCTGATATTGGCATTGCGGTGTACTTTATTGATCTCGCGAAACTTTTTGAATTCAATGTCCTCGCTGCTGAAAATCTGAACGATACCCATTCCGGTGAGATGCTCCTGCACAAATGCATTCAGATTGGAAACCGCGGCCCGCACTTCATTAAAGGAATCCTTGATCTTTTCTTTAAAAACATAAGTACAAAACAACATCAGCGGGATCATCGACAAACTGATGATCGACAACTTCCAGTCTGTATAAAACATAACCGCAATGATCAGCACCAACTGTAAAATATCCCCCGCAATAGCCGCCATACCATCGCTAAACACGTTGGAAAGCGTTTCAACATCGGAAATCGTACGGGTTACCAGCCGGCCGATGGGTGTGTTGTCAAAAAATTTCAATCGCAGACCAATGATCTTTTGATACAGCTGAACCCGGATATCCCTTATAATGTGCTGCCCGAGCCAGCCCGACATATAGGTGTTCCAAAACTGCGCAAGACCTTGAAAAATCGTTACTACGATCATCACTACCAGCATAATCGTCAGCTGACGATAGTTACCGCTCGCGATAGGAGTATCAATGGTGTATTTGATCAAAAGCGGCGTAAGAGGAGCAAGCAACGCATTCAGTAATATGATCCCGATCAGCAGGTAAAACTGCTTTTGATAAGGACGAACGAATGCATATAAACGTCTTAAAGTAGGGAGATCAAATATCTGGCCGCTTTTGGTTTCCTGATTCACCTGGTACGATTGAATTGAAGTTGCTTTTTATGACTGGTAACCTAACCAACAATGTAAAAGTAAAAAATGTCACCCAAGGAGTAAAAATTCTCCGATTACATCGACCATGTCAATTTTCTATACGATACTGGTAGTTTTATTCGTAATATGGCTTTTGAAAAGGTTATTGAATTTGAAAAAGTCGTAGTTCATGGTTTCCGTGCCTGATGCAATACCCGTCCATTCTCTTCCGAAAACGCCTAGCCAGGTTCCGGCATTAAAAATTTTCCGGTTTAAAAACAGCCGGGATTTCCAAAAGGAACCGCTTGTCCCTTTGCCCATTACCCCGTTACCGACCGACACCCCGCACCGCCATACCTACTATGAGATCCTGTTCATCGAGGAAGGACAAGGTTATCACGAAATTGATTTTCATTCCTACAACATTCAGGGAGCTGGTCTACATTTCCTGACGCCCGGACAGGTTCATTTGCTGACCTTTTCGAGTTCTTTTCAAGGTTACATTGTCGCATTTTCGGAAGATTTCTACACTTTTTACAATCCGGTCAATCCGTCGCTGTCTCAGCTGCCATTTTTCCAGCCCGCTCGCCGGCAGCCCATCATTACCCTTGATCCTGCCGAAAAAAAGTATTTCCATAATATCATGGAAAATATGGTATCCGACCATTTGAGCGCAGACATAGACCAGACATTGATCGGCAAATACCTGGGCGTGCTTTTACAAAAATGTTTGTACTTAATTCAGAAAAATGAGCAGCCGACGGAATCCGCGACACATACAGTACCCGAGCTGGTCGGCCGTTTTCAGGAGCTGGTCGAGAAAAATTTCAGGCAAATGCATGAAGTACAGCAATACGCCCACGAACTGTCCGTCTCCCCTGATTATTTAAGTAAAATCATCAAGAAATATCTGGGTACGCCTTCACAGGAATACATTCTGGACAAGCTGCTGCTGGAAGCCAAGCGACTGCTGGTATTCACTAACCTCAGCAGTAAAGAAATTGCCTACCACATTCACCTGGACGACCCGTCCTATTTCAGCAGGATCTTTAAAAAGAAGACTGGCCTGACACCGAACGAATACCGCGATCATGTTCGGAAAAGTACCATTTAATAGCAAATATGTACCTTGCTATACCTTTACTGACTATATATCTTTGTATTATCCAAAAATAAAATGGCTAAATAATACTATTGATATAAATTATGCAGATTCGAAACGATCTTACAGCCGCATCATTACAATCCAAAATTGACAGGTTGTGGCAGCTTTCAGCCGAAAAAATCAACCTCATTTCCAAAGAATACGACAACTCGAAAGGAACGCCCGTATTCACCGTCAACGGGAAATACACCTTGCGCGGATGGACTGAATGGACGCAGGGCTTCCAGTACGGCGCCGAAGTACTTCAATATGACGCAACAGGCGAATCTGCATTTCTTGAAAGTGCCAGAAAAAATACGGTTGCCAGCATGGCTTCCCATGTGGGCCATTTTGGTGTACACGATCACGGCTTTAACAATGTAAGTACTTACGGAAATTTGCTGCGGTTAATGAACGAAGGTCGCATCCCTGAAAACGAATGGGAACGCAACTTTTATGAGATCGCATTGAAAATCTCTGGGGCGGTACAGGCCAAGCGCTGGACCAATGCGAAGAATGGTGAGGGTTACATTCATTCTTTCAACGGACCGCATTCCCTGTTTGTCGACACGATCCGCTCGGTGCGTGCGCTGATGGTTTCGCATTTGCTTGGCCACAGTTTAATGGGCGAGAATGATTTAAAAACGAGTTTGCTGGAACGCGGAACATTACATTCCGTGGCTACTGCGAAATACTCGGTGTATTACGGCGAAGCTCGTGATAGTTACGATTTGTGGGGCAGAACAGCCCATGAAAGTGTTTTCAATACCAATGACGGCAACTATCGCTGCCCCAATTCACAGCAAGGGTTTTCAGGCTTCACAACCTGGACGCGTGGACTGGCCTGGGCAATGGTAGGCTTTGCTGAACAACTTGAAACATTACCGAGCTTTTCAGACGAAGAACTAGCTCCCCTGGGAGGTCGCAGCGAAATAGAAGCTATTTATTTAAAAGCTGCGAAAGCTACCTGCGATTTTTACATTGCCAATACCGCTTCCGATGGCATTCCATACTGGGATACCGGCGCTCCATTGATTCACAAACTGGGGGATTACACGTCGCGTACTTCCGATCCATATAATGAATTTGAACCGATAGATAGCTCAGCAGCAGCTATCGGCGCACAAGGTTTGTTGCGTTTGGGTAAATATTTGAATGACAAAGGTCAGGCTGATCAGGGTAATGTGTACTGGCAAGCAGGCTTGACGGCCGTGGATTCGCTTTTCGAAGAACCATATCTTTCAACAGATCCAACGCACCAGGGATTGATCCTACATTCCATTTATCACCGTCCAAATGGCTGGGATAACATACCGGCTGGCCAGACGATACCATGCGGCGAGTCGAGCATGTGGGGCGACTACCACGCAAGAGAAGTAGCACTTTATCTGCACCGCGTTAATAAAGGGCTGCCTTATTATTCTTATTTGGGGGCTGTGAGGTGATTGTTAAACTGGGATTGGAGTCATTGATCGTCATTTTTTAGTCACTTATTGTCATTTTTAGTCATTAGTGGTCATTGGTAGTTAGTAGTTACCCAATTTATGACCATAAATGACAATACCTGACGATAAATGACAACACCTGACAATAAGTGACTACTGATGACAACACTAAGCATCAATGACGCATAAAAATTAACAGAGATTGGAAAATATAACATTAGACCGTTGCTGCATCCATACCATTACTACCAAGCCGTGGGCTTTGCCGGAGGCGGTGGAAAACTATGCGGCAGCTGGTATCAAAGGGATTAGCGTCTGGCAAAATGCTATTGAGGGAATCGGGCCGCACCGGGCTGGGGAGCTCATTCGCAGGGCCGGGCTTGAAATAGTTTCTTACGTACGGGGCGGGTTTTTCCCCCATACCAGCAGCGCCGGAAGAGCTCAGGCGATTGATCATAACAGAAAGCTACTCGAAGAAGCCGCAGCTTTGGGGGCTCCGATGATCGTCCTGGTTTGCGGTGCGTCACCTGATCAGTCACTGGAAAAATCCAGGGACCAGATTAGGGAAGGGATCGCTGCTATTCTGCCATTAGCTGAAAAATTAGGAGTAAAACTGGCCATTGAACCCCTGCACCCCATGTATGCGGCCGACCGTTCGGCGATCAATACAATGGGCCAGGCGAATGATATGGCGGAATATTTCAAATCTCCATTCGTCGGAGTGGCGGTTGATGTGTACCATTTATGGTGGGATGCCGATTTGGAAAAAGAAATCGCAAGATGCGGTGCAAACGGAAACTTGCTGGCCTATCATGTGTGCGACTGGAAAGTGAACACCATTGACCTGCTCAACGACCGCGGATTGATGGGCGAAGGCTGCATTGATCTAAAAAAGATCAGAGGCTGGGTGGAAGCGACGGGCTTCAATGGATTCTGTGAGGTTGAGATTTTCTCAAACATCCATTGGGCAAAGGATCAGCACCTGTTTCTGGGAGAAATTACAGACGCTTTTTTAAAAACTGTTTAATCAAAAAATTGCTAAACCGCTAAAAGCTAACAGCTAAAACATGACAACACATACCATTGGCATCATCATGAACGGCGTTACGGGCCGTATGGGTACAAACCAGCATTTACTAAGATCTATCAAGGCTATTATTGAACAAGGTGGCGTAAAGATCTCTTCTGACGAAGTGATTATGCCCGATCCGATATTGGTAGGCCGTAATGAAAGCAAGCTGCAAGCCCTTTGCAAGCAGGCAGGTATTGAAAAATATACAACCGACCTGGATTCCGTTATGTCGGACCCGCATTACCAGATTTATTTTGATGCTCAGGTAACAGGCCGTCGCGCTGCTGCGGTGAAAAAGGCTATTTTGGCTGGAAAACACATTTACTGCGAAAAGCCAACCGGTACTACAACCGAGGAAGCATTGGAACTATATGAACTGGCGACAGCTGCCGGACTTAAAAACGGTGTGGTACAAGACAAACTCTGGCTACCAGGTATGCTGAAACTGAAACGTTTGATGGAGAATGGCTTCTTTGGAAAAATACTTTCTGTTCGCGGCGAATTCGGTTACTGGGTATTTGAAGGGCACAGCATTCCTGCACAGCGCCCTTCCTGGAACTATCGCAAGGAGGACGACGGCGGTATCATTGTAGATATGCTTTGCCACTGGCGTTATGTGCTTGACAACCTTTTTGGAAAAGTAAAAGCGGTTTCCTGCCTTGGAGCGACGCACATTCCGGAGCGTATCGACGAAAACGGCAAGCCTTATGTATGTACCGCGGATGACGCATGCTACGCGACTTTCGAACTGGAAGGCGATGTGATTGCTCAGTTCAACTCTTCATGGACAGTACGCGTGCGTCGCGACGATCTGCTGACGTTGCAGGTGGATGGCACACATGGTTCGGCGGTTGCCGGTCTGCGTGACTGCTACATTCAGCATTATGGCAATACACCAAAACCTGTCTGGAACCCTGATATTCCACAACCAATCCCATTCTTTGACGGCTGGTCCAAGGTACCGGAGCAAGAGATTTTCGACAATGCATTCAAAGCGCAGTGGGAGTTATTCTTGAAGCACATTGTAAAAGACACGCCATTCCCATGGGATCTGAAAGCCGGTGCGCGCGGTGTGCAATTGGCTGAAAAAGGAATTGAAAGCTGGGAGAAGCGGCAATGGGTTAATATTGAGGAATTGTAAATTTTAATAAGACTTGGCAAGTCTTGAAGACTTACCAAGTCTCTCTCTTTTTTCAAAACATGAAAAAAACAGCACTTATTACAGGAGGTAGCCGCGGAATCGGCTTCGGAATCGCCAAAGCACTTGCCAACGAAGGCTATAACCTTGCGATCAATGGCGTCCGGGACGAAGAAGGTGCAGCCGAGGCACTCGACGAACTTCGCCAGCTAGGCGCAGAAGTGCTTTACTGCCAGGGCAACATCGCGGTAGAAAGTGACCGCGAAGCCATTGTAGAAAAAGCTTATTCTGTTTTTGGTCAAATCAATGTGTTGGTGAATAATGCCGGAATTGCTCCACGGCAGCGACTGGACATTCTGGAAACCACCATTGAAAACTATCAGGAAGTGGTGAAAACGAATATGGAGGGACCTTTCTTCCTGACTCAGGCGATAGCGAAACGCATGGCACATGCCAAGGAGAATAATCATGCATTCGATGCGGCCATTATTTTCGTAACCTCTATTTCAGCCACCGTTGCCTCCATTAACCGGGGCGAATATTGTATTTCAAAAGCGGGACTGGCCATGACCAATCTGCTTTTCGCGGTAAGAATGGCTGAATATAATATACCGGTTTTTGAAATTCGTCCGGGTATTATTGCCACTGATATGACTTCCAAAGTACAGGAGAAATACGACAATCTATTCCAAAGCGGTATTGCATTGCAGCCACGCTGGGGCACACCCGAGGATGTAGGCAAAGCAGTAGCATCCCTTACCCGGGGCGATTTCCCCTACTCTACCGGCCAGGTGATCGGCGTAGATGGAGGAATGTTGATTGATAGATTGTAAGGCTTTCGGCCGTCGGCAGTCAAACATCGGCGGTCAGCGGTCAAACACTAGCTTTTTCTCAGAAGGAAGACTATACAGATCATTAAAAAAAGCCGACTGCCGACAGCCGACAGCCGAAGTAACCAACATCATTCATGTCCGAACTTCCTAATTCCCGTCCTTCCCTGCTTTCGCAATTGTTACAAGTGCCGGTCATTGTGGCGGCATTGGGTTATCTGGTCGATATGTACGACCTTTTTCTGTTCAGTGTGGTACGTGTCCCCAGTTTGAAAGCACTGAATGTACCTACTGATCAATTACTTACAGAAGGT
The genomic region above belongs to Dyadobacter pollutisoli and contains:
- a CDS encoding glycosyl hydrolase is translated as MQIRNDLTAASLQSKIDRLWQLSAEKINLISKEYDNSKGTPVFTVNGKYTLRGWTEWTQGFQYGAEVLQYDATGESAFLESARKNTVASMASHVGHFGVHDHGFNNVSTYGNLLRLMNEGRIPENEWERNFYEIALKISGAVQAKRWTNAKNGEGYIHSFNGPHSLFVDTIRSVRALMVSHLLGHSLMGENDLKTSLLERGTLHSVATAKYSVYYGEARDSYDLWGRTAHESVFNTNDGNYRCPNSQQGFSGFTTWTRGLAWAMVGFAEQLETLPSFSDEELAPLGGRSEIEAIYLKAAKATCDFYIANTASDGIPYWDTGAPLIHKLGDYTSRTSDPYNEFEPIDSSAAAIGAQGLLRLGKYLNDKGQADQGNVYWQAGLTAVDSLFEEPYLSTDPTHQGLILHSIYHRPNGWDNIPAGQTIPCGESSMWGDYHAREVALYLHRVNKGLPYYSYLGAVR
- a CDS encoding helix-turn-helix domain-containing protein, which gives rise to MVSVPDAIPVHSLPKTPSQVPALKIFRFKNSRDFQKEPLVPLPITPLPTDTPHRHTYYEILFIEEGQGYHEIDFHSYNIQGAGLHFLTPGQVHLLTFSSSFQGYIVAFSEDFYTFYNPVNPSLSQLPFFQPARRQPIITLDPAEKKYFHNIMENMVSDHLSADIDQTLIGKYLGVLLQKCLYLIQKNEQPTESATHTVPELVGRFQELVEKNFRQMHEVQQYAHELSVSPDYLSKIIKKYLGTPSQEYILDKLLLEAKRLLVFTNLSSKEIAYHIHLDDPSYFSRIFKKKTGLTPNEYRDHVRKSTI
- a CDS encoding Gfo/Idh/MocA family protein → MTTHTIGIIMNGVTGRMGTNQHLLRSIKAIIEQGGVKISSDEVIMPDPILVGRNESKLQALCKQAGIEKYTTDLDSVMSDPHYQIYFDAQVTGRRAAAVKKAILAGKHIYCEKPTGTTTEEALELYELATAAGLKNGVVQDKLWLPGMLKLKRLMENGFFGKILSVRGEFGYWVFEGHSIPAQRPSWNYRKEDDGGIIVDMLCHWRYVLDNLFGKVKAVSCLGATHIPERIDENGKPYVCTADDACYATFELEGDVIAQFNSSWTVRVRRDDLLTLQVDGTHGSAVAGLRDCYIQHYGNTPKPVWNPDIPQPIPFFDGWSKVPEQEIFDNAFKAQWELFLKHIVKDTPFPWDLKAGARGVQLAEKGIESWEKRQWVNIEEL
- a CDS encoding penicillin-binding protein 1A, which gives rise to MEVIRSFFNKIKAMFQFVGTQLATLINRTAYKLTSLFTGKKRADDMFHSYRQNKKSIRGWWEEKVDVNAAYYRPVVLIWKTFVYGLVTCAIYIFCVETNFLWLMGSMPSVEDLQNPKVAQSSEIYTADGIMIGKFYTENRTPVTSKMISPNLVKALIATEDVRFYKHSGIDYKAMASVAIGIATGATDRGGGSTITQQLAKKLFKTRKSGARGLLGYVPGLGTLIYKTKEWLTAIKLERNFTKEEILTMYFNTVDYGNNTYGINTAAQSYFSKSPDSLNVQESAVLVGLQKATTTYNPIRNMKRSLERRNVVIAQMQKYGYLNAKQADSISALPIELKTKFETPYDGNANYFKNAVVDFVKKWGDENGYDLYTDGLKIYTTIDSRMQEHAEEAMTQKMKQLQRVFENHWNKQNPWVDEQGNEIPDFLENVVKRTSKYKSLAAKFPNQPDSVTYYLNKKDTMTVYDWKNSSQMDKYWSSMDSLDYYKRILRAGMMAMNPQTGQIKAWVGGLDYNYFKYDAVKQGKRQPGSTFKPFVYTTAIDDSSFNMSPCDQIEDKPFEKTYMEDGVEKVWKPRNATGTFSYSNMTLRRALAQSINSVTAELTDQVGAANVARYAKKMGITTPLRGLPSIGLGPFDVSLYDMVAAYSVFVNNGTYTQPILVTKIEDSNGKIIEEFQPEHRQAISPESAFLMVQMLRGGVEEPGGTSGSIRWKFDVTRNGNELGGKTGTTSNNSDGWFMCITRDLVVGAWVGGDDRSIHFRTTNLGEGAKTALPIVGSFLEKVYRDKSIGYEPGPFPKPSFKISKNYNCPTQWAPSESDSLGVEGDSMPVKRNEEEDFLIGPPPIPLDTGRRN
- a CDS encoding 3-ketoacyl-ACP reductase, whose product is MKKTALITGGSRGIGFGIAKALANEGYNLAINGVRDEEGAAEALDELRQLGAEVLYCQGNIAVESDREAIVEKAYSVFGQINVLVNNAGIAPRQRLDILETTIENYQEVVKTNMEGPFFLTQAIAKRMAHAKENNHAFDAAIIFVTSISATVASINRGEYCISKAGLAMTNLLFAVRMAEYNIPVFEIRPGIIATDMTSKVQEKYDNLFQSGIALQPRWGTPEDVGKAVASLTRGDFPYSTGQVIGVDGGMLIDRL
- a CDS encoding sugar phosphate isomerase/epimerase family protein; this encodes MENITLDRCCIHTITTKPWALPEAVENYAAAGIKGISVWQNAIEGIGPHRAGELIRRAGLEIVSYVRGGFFPHTSSAGRAQAIDHNRKLLEEAAALGAPMIVLVCGASPDQSLEKSRDQIREGIAAILPLAEKLGVKLAIEPLHPMYAADRSAINTMGQANDMAEYFKSPFVGVAVDVYHLWWDADLEKEIARCGANGNLLAYHVCDWKVNTIDLLNDRGLMGEGCIDLKKIRGWVEATGFNGFCEVEIFSNIHWAKDQHLFLGEITDAFLKTV
- a CDS encoding ABC transporter ATP-binding protein, which produces MNQETKSGQIFDLPTLRRLYAFVRPYQKQFYLLIGIILLNALLAPLTPLLIKYTIDTPIASGNYRQLTIMLVVMIVVTIFQGLAQFWNTYMSGWLGQHIIRDIRVQLYQKIIGLRLKFFDNTPIGRLVTRTISDVETLSNVFSDGMAAIAGDILQLVLIIAVMFYTDWKLSIISLSMIPLMLFCTYVFKEKIKDSFNEVRAAVSNLNAFVQEHLTGMGIVQIFSSEDIEFKKFREINKVHRNANIRSILYYSVYYPVADVIAAAGTGLVVWYGSKQILESEVTFGTVTAFVMFINLFFRPIRQLADRFNTLQMGIVSTDRILKLLDSDEYTSNEGTFDPKTIKGNVEFKNVWFAYNEEEYVLRDINFKVNEGETIAFVGATGAGKSSIINLLTRFYDINKGNIYVDGVEVHDFELNALRRHIGVVLQDVFLFSDTIENNIRLGDSTITHEKIVEAAKMVGVHDFIERLPGGYSYNVMERGATLSVGQRQLISFVRAMVHEPKIIVLDEATSSVDSETEELIQKAIETLMKGRTAIVIAHRLSTIQEADKIIVVDKGAIVEEGNHEQLLEKEGFYANLYRMQYKEVLKIGHV